The following are encoded in a window of Gasterosteus aculeatus chromosome 5, fGasAcu3.hap1.1, whole genome shotgun sequence genomic DNA:
- the lrrc51 gene encoding leucine-rich repeat-containing protein 51, which produces MYGPPVDLSFKGISNTEVLEVPRSGRRPLRTNSQQKYHSRSLRLSHNSISDLAGLEYICDHFLAQPSRIGWLDLSFNQITSIDPVVCELRELHLLYLHGNGIWDLSEVDKLRELQHLHTITLHGNIIETNKNYRKHVIFTLPHLKTMDFSAVTREERVLADVFQQYSRSGKATKKNPQ; this is translated from the exons ATGTATGGACCCCCGGTGGATCTATCGTTTAAAGGTATCAGCAACACTGAAG TGCTGGAGGTTCCCCGAAGCGGCCGCCGGCCTTTAAGGACCAACTCGCAGCAGAAGTACCACAGCCGCTCGCTGCGTCTGAGCCACAACAGCATCTCTGATCTCGCCGGCCTGGAGTACATCTGTGACCACTTTCTGGCTCAGCCGTCGAGGATCGGCTGGCTGGACCTGTCGTTTAACCAGATCACATCCATAGACCCG GTCGTGTGCGAGTTGCGGGAACTGCATCTGTTGTACCTTCATGGGAACGGCATCTGGGACCTGTCGGAGGTGGACAAGCTGAGGGAGCTGCAGCATCTACACACCATCACGCTGCATGGAAACATCATCGAAACAAACAAGAATTACAG gAAACATGTGATTTTTACACTGCCTCACTTGAAGACGATGGATTTCAGTGCCGTGACTCGCGAGGAGCGAGTTTTGGCAGATGTTTTTCAACAGTACAGCAGAAGTGGAAAAGCTACTAAGAAGAACCCTCAATGA